The proteins below are encoded in one region of Patescibacteria group bacterium:
- a CDS encoding DUF2304 family protein encodes MNIIQIILIVSLLFALSRVFLRLRDHKVSVAEFGFWAILFSGAITVVVFPNETTHFAQFLGIGRGVDLIVYASIVTLFYLMFRAYVLMEDIRHEITELVRKIALQDKK; translated from the coding sequence ATGAATATAATTCAGATCATCTTAATCGTCTCTCTGCTGTTTGCCCTTAGCCGGGTGTTTCTCCGTTTACGTGACCACAAGGTGTCGGTGGCTGAATTTGGGTTTTGGGCTATCCTTTTCAGCGGGGCGATCACAGTAGTAGTTTTTCCCAACGAAACTACTCACTTTGCCCAGTTTTTGGGAATCGGTCGGGGAGTGGACTTAATTGTTTATGCGTCGATAGTTACTCTTTTCTATCTCATGTTCCGGGCATACGTTCTCATGGAAGATATTCGCCACGAAATCACGGAACTGGTTCGCAAGATCGCGCTTCAGGACAAGAAATAG